In one Culex quinquefasciatus strain JHB chromosome 2, VPISU_Cqui_1.0_pri_paternal, whole genome shotgun sequence genomic region, the following are encoded:
- the LOC6036998 gene encoding WD repeat domain phosphoinositide-interacting protein 2 isoform X1 — translation MSDTTQKCFGKTGGFSINFNQDYTSLSVVSKQGYRLFSLSSVDRVDEIFGTHDEDTKIAERLFSSSLVAVVTASEPHKLKVCHFKKRREICNYSYPSDILSVKLNRSRLVVCLVDSIYIHNIRDMRLLHSINNMSSNPAGLCTLSLSSHLAYPISATTGELQVFDAGNLTSRLKIKAHDSTLSAMNFSFNGTLLATASEKGTVIRVFCVKNGQKVHEFRRGLKRHVSIGSLNFSICASYVVASSNTETVHIFRIDPKSIEQAERRNCIDSGATTPPASPTTNNNEGESDDSAGDKPASEDTGSGGGWGMGFITKAVTAYFPTSVVTDVFSQDRAYATVQLAEAGLRYECVIAKVEKETRLLLACEDGFLYMYSFDDSKGGDCKLIRAHDLRMPLHGITEVDIGGNENDTSVLNVVSMTASMMPAPGTYAGVLKGRPGDKMSADSDRCRDLREAVEYPVKNTIPLYDDMQFPPVTPITVE, via the exons ATCGCTCTCCGTGGTATCCAAGCAGGGCTACCGGCTGTTTTCCCTATCATCCGTTGATCGCGTCGACGAGATCTTTGGCACCCATGACGAGGACACGAAAATCGCCGAGCGGCTGTTCAGCAGCAGCCTGGTCGCGGTCGTCACCGCGAGCGAGCCGCACAAACTTAAG GTGTGTCACTTCAAGAAGCGGCGGGAGATCTGCAACTACAGCTACCCGTCGGATATCCTGTCGGTGAAACTGAACCGTTCGCGGCTGGTCGTCTGCCTAGTGGACAGTATTTATATTCATAATATCCGTGATATGAGACTGCTACATTCCATCAACAACATGTCCAGCAATCCGGCCGGGTTGTGCACGCTGTCGCTGTCGTCGCACCTGGCGTACCCGATCTCTGCGACGACCGGCGAGCTGCAGGTCTTTGACGCAGGCAATTTGACCTCGCGGCTCAAGATCAAGGCGCACGACTCGACGCTGTCGGCGATGAACTTCTCCTTCAACGGGACGCTGCTGGCGACGGCCTCGGAGAAGGGCACCGTCATCCGGGTGTTTTGCGTCAAGAACGGCCAGAAGGTGCACGAGTTCCGGCGTGGCCTCAAGCGCCACGTCAGCATCGGTTCGCTGAACTTTAGCATCTGCGCGAGTTACGTGGTGGCGAGTTCCAACACCGAAACCGTACATATCTTCAGAATCGACCCCAAGTCGATTGAGCAGGCCGAACGTCGAAACTGCATCGACAGTGGGGCCACGACCCCGCCGGCGTCCCCAACCACCAACAACAACGAGGGCGAGTCGGACGACTCAGCCGGGGACAAACCCGCCAGTGAGGACACCGGCAGTGGAGGCGGCTGGGGCATGGGCTTCATCACGAAGGCCGTCACGGCGTACTTCCCGACCAGCGTCGTTACGGACGTGTTCTCGCAGGACAGGGCGTACGCGACGGTGCAGCTGGCCGAGGCTGGACTGCGCTACGAGTGCGTAATCGCGAAAGTGGAGAAGGAGACGCGACTGCTGTTGGCCTGCGAGGACGGCTTCCTGTACATGTACAGCTTCGACGACTCGAAGGGCGGCGACTGCAAGCTGATTCGGGCGCACGATCTGCGCATGCCGTTGCACGGAATCACAG AGGTCGACATCGGCGGCAACGAGAACGACACCTCGGTGCTGAACGTCGTCTCGATGACGGCGTCGATGATGCCCGCCCCGGGCACGTACGCCGGCGTCCTCAAGGGCCGCCCGGGCGACAAAATGTCAG CAGACTCGGACCGCTGCCGGGATCTGCGCGAGGCCGTTGAGTACCCGGTCAAGAACACCATTCCGCTGTACGACGACATGCAGTTCCCGCCGGTCACCCCGATCACCGTGGAATGA
- the LOC6036998 gene encoding WD repeat domain phosphoinositide-interacting protein 2 isoform X2: MSDTTQKCFGKTGGFSINFNQDYTSLSVVSKQGYRLFSLSSVDRVDEIFGTHDEDTKIAERLFSSSLVAVVTASEPHKLKVCHFKKRREICNYSYPSDILSVKLNRSRLVVCLVDSIYIHNIRDMRLLHSINNMSSNPAGLCTLSLSSHLAYPISATTGELQVFDAGNLTSRLKIKAHDSTLSAMNFSFNGTLLATASEKGTVIRVFCVKNGQKVHEFRRGLKRHVSIGSLNFSICASYVVASSNTETVHIFRIDPKSIEQAERRNCIDSGATTPPASPTTNNNEGESDDSAGDKPASEDTGSGGGWGMGFITKAVTAYFPTSVVTDVFSQDRAYATVQLAEAGLRYECVIAKVEKETRLLLACEDGFLYMYSFDDSKGGDCKLIRAHDLRMPLHGITEVDIGGNENDTSVLNVVSMTASMMPAPGTYAGVLKGRPGDKMSDSDRCRDLREAVEYPVKNTIPLYDDMQFPPVTPITVE, encoded by the exons ATCGCTCTCCGTGGTATCCAAGCAGGGCTACCGGCTGTTTTCCCTATCATCCGTTGATCGCGTCGACGAGATCTTTGGCACCCATGACGAGGACACGAAAATCGCCGAGCGGCTGTTCAGCAGCAGCCTGGTCGCGGTCGTCACCGCGAGCGAGCCGCACAAACTTAAG GTGTGTCACTTCAAGAAGCGGCGGGAGATCTGCAACTACAGCTACCCGTCGGATATCCTGTCGGTGAAACTGAACCGTTCGCGGCTGGTCGTCTGCCTAGTGGACAGTATTTATATTCATAATATCCGTGATATGAGACTGCTACATTCCATCAACAACATGTCCAGCAATCCGGCCGGGTTGTGCACGCTGTCGCTGTCGTCGCACCTGGCGTACCCGATCTCTGCGACGACCGGCGAGCTGCAGGTCTTTGACGCAGGCAATTTGACCTCGCGGCTCAAGATCAAGGCGCACGACTCGACGCTGTCGGCGATGAACTTCTCCTTCAACGGGACGCTGCTGGCGACGGCCTCGGAGAAGGGCACCGTCATCCGGGTGTTTTGCGTCAAGAACGGCCAGAAGGTGCACGAGTTCCGGCGTGGCCTCAAGCGCCACGTCAGCATCGGTTCGCTGAACTTTAGCATCTGCGCGAGTTACGTGGTGGCGAGTTCCAACACCGAAACCGTACATATCTTCAGAATCGACCCCAAGTCGATTGAGCAGGCCGAACGTCGAAACTGCATCGACAGTGGGGCCACGACCCCGCCGGCGTCCCCAACCACCAACAACAACGAGGGCGAGTCGGACGACTCAGCCGGGGACAAACCCGCCAGTGAGGACACCGGCAGTGGAGGCGGCTGGGGCATGGGCTTCATCACGAAGGCCGTCACGGCGTACTTCCCGACCAGCGTCGTTACGGACGTGTTCTCGCAGGACAGGGCGTACGCGACGGTGCAGCTGGCCGAGGCTGGACTGCGCTACGAGTGCGTAATCGCGAAAGTGGAGAAGGAGACGCGACTGCTGTTGGCCTGCGAGGACGGCTTCCTGTACATGTACAGCTTCGACGACTCGAAGGGCGGCGACTGCAAGCTGATTCGGGCGCACGATCTGCGCATGCCGTTGCACGGAATCACAG AGGTCGACATCGGCGGCAACGAGAACGACACCTCGGTGCTGAACGTCGTCTCGATGACGGCGTCGATGATGCCCGCCCCGGGCACGTACGCCGGCGTCCTCAAGGGCCGCCCGGGCGACAAAATGTCAG ACTCGGACCGCTGCCGGGATCTGCGCGAGGCCGTTGAGTACCCGGTCAAGAACACCATTCCGCTGTACGACGACATGCAGTTCCCGCCGGTCACCCCGATCACCGTGGAATGA